The following coding sequences are from one Salvia hispanica cultivar TCC Black 2014 chromosome 3, UniMelb_Shisp_WGS_1.0, whole genome shotgun sequence window:
- the LOC125216392 gene encoding probable pectinesterase/pectinesterase inhibitor 51, with product MAAFLSLISLLFVLIAQHSSCSIIHDACTASRDPPECEDWLSRFTHVPPNATALQLIQSSLHLISGELEKGRVLVQDILNDPNRTVKAQNCLEGVDSSLYRADLVFGALRRRQTKEARAWMSSSLGAKYDCWTELINETSNANETTPFFNSTPISGGGHTLAMLVNYDLYDEKTGSWGPVRTERDGFWEPVSRSKSFSGAGVPRGLQADVVVCKDGGGCHYDTVQKAVDNAPSGSDKRFVVWIKTGVYEETVVVGLDKRNVVFLGDGMGKTVITGSKNVGQPGVSTFRSATVGILGDGFMASNITFQNTAGPKTYQAVAFRSDSDRSIIENCEFLGNQDTLYPHGMRQYYKSCRIQGNVDFIFGNAAAFFEDCHILVAPRQQNPEKGEKNAVTAHGRTDPAMSTGFVFQNCVVNGTEAYLALFRQNPKVHTNFLGRPWKAYSRTVFISCELEDIVTSDGWMPWDGDFALETLYYGEYKNAGAGSDTSGRVRWSSRIPAEHVASYSLANFIQGDRWINGV from the exons ATGGCagcatttctctctctaataagtCTCCTCTTTGTCCTCATCGCCCAGCACTCCTCGTGTAGCATAATCCACGACGCCTGCACAGCCTCACGTGACCCTCCCGAATGCGAAGACTGGCTCTCCCGCTTCACTCACGTGCCTCCCAACGCCACCGCGTTGCAGCTCATCCAATCATCGCTCCACCTCATCTCCGGCGAACTCGAAAAGGGCCGCGTCTTAGTCCAAGACATCCTCAACGACCCCAACCGCACCGTCAAAGCCCAAAACTGTCTTGAAGGAGTGGATTCCAGCTTGTACCGCGCCGATCTCGTCTTCGGGGCTCTGCGCCGCCGCCAGACCAAGGAGGCGCGGGCGTGGATGAGCAGCTCGCTTGGGGCCAAGTACGACTGCTGGACGGAGCTCATCAATGAAACGTCGAATGCCAATGAAACGACGCCGTTCTTCAATTCTACTCCGATCAGTGGGGGCGGCCACACTCTGGCGATGCTGGTGAACTATGATTTGTATGATGAGAAAACCGGTTCTTGGGGCCCGGTCCGGACCGAGCGGGATGGCTTCTGGGAACCGGTTTCCCGGTCTAAATCCTTTTCGGGTGCTGGCGTGCCTCGGGGGTTGCAGGCTGACGTGGTGGTGTGCAAGGACGGAGGCGGGTGCCACTACGACACGGTGCAGAAGGCGGTCGACAACGCGCCTTCCGGTTCGGATAAGCGGTTCGTGGTATGGATAAAAACCGGGGTTTATGAGGAGACGGTTGTGGTGGGATTGGATAAGAGGAATGTGGTTTTCTTAGGAGATGGGATGGGCAAAACCGTCATTACCGGGTCAAAGAATGTTGGCCAGCCCGGGGTGTCAACATTTCGGTCTGCTACTGTTG GAATTCTTGGAGATGGATTCATGGCAAGTAACATAACCTTCCAAAACACGGCTGGCCCGAAAACTTATCAAGCTGTGGCATTCCGATCAGACAGCGACCGCTCCATTATCGAAAATTGCGAATTCCTCGGCAATCAAGACACTCTGTACCCACATGGCATGCGGCAGTACTACAAATCCTGCCGCATCCAAGGGAACGTCGACTTCATCTTTGGTAACGCAGCCGCATTCTTCGAGGACTGCCACATCCTCGTTGCTCCGCGTCAGCAGAACCCTGAGAAAGGCGAGAAAAATGCTGTCACGGCCCACGGGAGGACGGACCCTGCCATGTCAACAGGGTTCGTCTTCCAAAATTGCGTGGTCAATGGAACAGAGGCCTATTTGGCTCTGTTCCGCCAAAATCCAAAGGTGCACACTAATTTCTTGGGTAGGCCATGGAAGGCCTACTCAAGGACTGTTTTTATCTCGTGTGAATTGGAGGATATTGTTACGTCAGATGGATGGATGCCGTGGGACGGGGATTTTGCGTTGGAGACTTTGTACTATGGAGAGTACAAGAATGCCGGTGCCGGATCGGACACATCGGGAAGAGTACGGTGGAGTAGCCGGATTCCGGCGGAGCATGTTGCGTCTTATTCTCTCGCAAATTTCATTCAAGGTGATCGGTGGATTAATGGCGTCTAA